One window of Cryptococcus neoformans var. grubii H99 chromosome 11, complete sequence genomic DNA carries:
- a CDS encoding taurine catabolism dioxygenase TauD, whose amino-acid sequence MTSASARIGYRHRRMRMLLIALAMPLAIYTQPFRRAPRFSIRIFKASTLATMGNVSNHFTYKPIPIPPSVDPTMFKDFGRQVEGFEPDNVTSEQMEEIMDMLYKHSILLFKNLKLSPKQQFEMTHAFDPEANVYGHGNNKTGNTKSSILHPDLKTIPHQPQVQLIGNGKVPMVYEGLDHPQLKHPHHRTFHKSIVSEEDDANGITRFYRWHIDAALYGLSPPKVTTLYAVKVPKGPYQICRYDDGTGNELKVPLGGTVFASGKNMFDVLPDELKSLAVRTKVEYAPHPYVWMSRAHALPTGLGLESEGLEMSLEELPEWEESKVKIFPMCWKNPVTGALHVQVHPCGAYKLHISPSEGASLYPEGGVIDDLKTVREILYKIQRPGIAPGLIYSQDWEEGDLVIFHNRGLLHSVVGAFKPDQLRMFHQCNLAASSDPVGPDEQDVKVYA is encoded by the exons ATGACATCTGCTTCCGCTCGCATAGGTTATCGCCACCGACGGATGAGAATGCTCCTTATCGCACTGGCAATGCCCTTAGCTATATATACACAGCCCTTCCGCAGAGCTCCCCGATTCTCCATAAGGATCTTCAAAGCATCTACGCTTGCAACCATGGGAAACGTTTCTAACCACTTCACCTATAAACCTATTcccattcctccttctgTCGATCCTACCATGTTCAAGGACTTTGGCAGGCAGGTCGAAGGCTTCGAGCCTGATAATGTCACTTCTGAACAAATGGAGGAAATCATGGACATGCTTTATAAG CACTCCATTCTTTTGTTCAAGaacctcaagctctctccCAAGCAGCAGTTCGAAATGACACACGCTTTTGACCCCGAAGCCAACGTCTATGGTCATGGTAACAACAAGACTGGCAATACcaaatcatccatcttGCACCCCGACTTGAAAACTATCCCTCATCAGCCCCAAGTGCAGTTGATTGGTAACGGCAAGGTCCCCATGGTATACGAAGGTCTCGACCAT CCTCAACTCAAACATCCCCATCACAGAACATTTCACAAGAGTATAGTCtctgaggaggatgatgcgAACGGTATAACTCGGTTCTATCGATG GCACATTGATGCAGCTCTTTACGgcctctctcctcccaaaGTCACCACTCTTTATGCAGTTAAAGTCCCCAAAGGACCTTATCAGATTTGCCGATACGACGATGGGACTGGTAACGAGCTTAAGGTGCCTCTTGGTGGTACAGTTT TCGCAAGCGGAAAGAACATGTTTGATGTCCTCCCCGATGAATTGAAGTCTCTTGCCGTTCGAACCAAGGTCGAGTACGCACCTCACCCTTATGTCTGGATGTCTAGGGCCCACGCGCTTCCTACTGGTCTTGGACTTGAGTCGGAAGGTCTTGAAATGTCTTTGGAGGAGTTACCAGAGTGGGAGGAGAGCAAAGTCAAAATTTTCCCTATG TGCTGGAAAAACCCTGTCACTGGTGCGTTACACGTACAAGTTCACCCTTGCGGCGCCTACAAGCTTCACATATCCCCTTCCGAAGGTGCCAGTCTTTATCCCGAAGGTGGTGTCATTGACGATCTTAAGACTGTCCGTGAGATCCTCTACAAGATCCAGCGACCGGGCATCGCCCCCGGGTTGATCTACTCCCAagattgggaagaaggtgatTTGGTTATTTTCCATAATAGGGGGTTGCTTCACTCTGTTGTGGGCGCTTTTAAGCCGGATCAGTTGAGGATGTTCCACCAATGTAACCTTGCGGCGTCGTCTGATCCCGTTGGACCGGATGAGCAAGATGTGAAGGTTTATGCTTAA
- a CDS encoding AP-3 complex subunit beta produces the protein MTTLNRLSQRIMENFQETTRDLSLIAGPGSSTTYFDTSDEKLKEISKLLESRSERERLEGMKRIIAGMSKGRDMEPFFAQVVKNVVSQSIEIRKLVYIYLLRFASTNSDLVLLSINTFQKDLSDPSPLIRSMSLRVLTSIRVPVIQGIVMLGLKKLVNDRNPWVRKSVAGGLAKVYEMDNSSLPSLTSLLQSLLSSPSPLTLGASLTAFQEMCPERLDLLHPYFRHICRLIVDADEWGQAVALEVLSRYARVMLEKPVGVGAVRPQSKAEQRKHQDESEDEFEGVDQDLAMLLYCIKPLFHSRNPAVILATAKAYWYLAPIDNAIVGQHLLVKPLLRLAGSSNSDDDRAKEIVALTWEILAEMVDERPWLFVSYQSSFFLHSQDSSLVQKAKLRALGSMVTPENATVSMREFKHYIRLPDDTVAEEAVIAIGSCIKTHSDLASLGLGALMKLLKSDRETLVAQAVLVLKSIILSHSQALGSSMSPQRLVARLAKGLDTIISPKARASVYWLVGQFSAIDPSEESEKKGLGWEGVALWVPDVLRKAIKGFAKESVSAKLQILTLAIKISVIAPSNPKLDLMAQYLFMLARYDADYDVRDRARFLNALLRGVRAEKPVDSSTTDSPPVEEEHEQYTGGVVLRREQVKFAVSGGRQLGDVGVAKGSKGGEFEVASTSRIAGKKLKGYEALPEWTDDPTDSSLRDSDLDKPQATTPAPTAISSQTPIHPHAPLHVSSASSIPKRALQNSASVASSSPAGSSPAGSARHTAINKSKFQDLDAFLNSETESETETETETESESEGKGTKVRDVVSDGLGSVAMEYEYGEETDESEDETDSETSEGEIQRLYRG, from the exons ATGACGACCCTTAACCGCCTCTCGCAGAGGATAATGGAGAACTTCCAAGAAACAACACGCGATCTCTCACTTATCGCTGGCCCGGGCTCATCCACCACCTACTTTGATACATCCGATGAGAAACTGAAGGAAATCTCCAAGCTGCTAGAGAGCAgaagtgaaagagaaaggctGGAAGGTATGAAGAGGATCATCGCAGGGATGTCCAAGGGAAGAGATATGGAGCCATTTTTTGCTCAGGTCGTGAAAAATGTTGTCTCTCAAAGCATCGAGATCCGCAAGTTAGTCTACATCTACTTGCTCAGGTT TGCTTCAACAAACTCCGATCTTGTGCTCTTGTCTATCAACACCTTTCAAAAGGACTTATCCGATCCTTCTCCGCTCATTAGGTCTATGTCCCTGCGAGTATTAACATCTATCAGAGTACCTGTCATTCAAG GTATTGTCATGCTGGGACTAAAGAAGCTTGTGAATGATCGGAATCCTTGGGTGCGCAAGTCAGTCGCCGGTGGACTTGCCAAAGTCTACGA AATGGATAactcctcccttccttctctcactTCACTTCTACAGTCCCTTCTATCTTCCCCGTCACCTCTCACTCTCGGAGCCTCACTCACCGCTTTTCAAGAAATGTGTCCCGAACGtctcgaccttcttcatccttaCTTCCGGCACATATGTCGGCTCATCGTCGACGCAGACGAATGGGGACAAGCGGTAGCCTTGGAAGTCCTTTCTAGATATGCGCGAGTAATGTTGGAGAAGCCTGTCGGTGTTGGGGCAGTACGTCCTCAATCTAAGGCGGAACAGAGGAAGCACCAGGACGAGAGTGAGGACGAGTTTGAAGGTGTTGACCAGGATTTGGCTATGCTTCTCTACTGCATTAAgcctcttttccattctcgGAACCCTGCTGTAATCCTTGCAACGGCGAAAGCATATTGGTATCTCGCCCCGATTGACAATGCCATCGTCGGACAGCATTTGCTCGTAAAGCCATTGCTCAGGCTAGCGGGAAGCTCAAACAGTGACGACGATAGAGCCAAGGAAATTGTGGCCTTAACATGGGAAATCCTGGCTGAGATGGTAGACGAGAGACCG TGGCTTTTCGTCTCTTATCAATCgtcattcttccttcattccCAAGATTCTTCCCTTGTGCAAAAAGCTAAACTCAGGGCCCTGGGCTCGATGGTAACTCCTGAAAACGCGACTGTATCTATGCGGGAGTTCAAG CATTACATCCGATTGCCAGATGATACCGTGGCGGAGGAAGCAGTGATAGCGATTGGTAGCTGTATCAAGACCCATTCCGATTTGGCGTCTTTAGGCTTGGGTGCACTCATGAAATTACTCAAGAGTGATAGAG AAACCCTTGTGGCTCAGGCCGTGCTCGTATTGAAGTCTATAATACTTTCGCACTCCCAAGCGCTTGGGTCTTCCATGTCCCCCCAGCGTCTCGTTGCCCGTTTGGCTAAAGGCCTCGACACCATTATCAGTCCCAAAGCTCGAGCTAGTGTTTACTGGCTTGTTGGACAATTCTCCGCAATCGACCCTTCTGAAGAATCAGAAAAGAAGGGTCTGGGCTGGGAAGGCGTAGCACTCTGGGTACCTGATGTGCTCAGAAAGGCCATTAAGGGTTTCGCCAAGGAATCCGTCTCTGCGAAGCTCCAAATCCTCACGCTCGCCATCAAAATTTCGGTCATTGCACCTTCAAACCCCAAGCTGGACTTGATGGCCCAGTATCTCTTTATGCTCGCGCGCTATGATGCCGATTATGATGTGCGTGACCGTGCGCGATTCTTAAACGCTCTTTTGCGCGGAGTCCGAGCGGAGAAGCCTGTCGATAGCAGTACCACCGACAGCCCGCCCGTCGAGGAGGAACATGAACAATATACCGGTGGGGTCGTGCTCAGACGTGAGCAAGTCAAATTTGCGGTTTCAGGTGGGAGGCAACTGGGAGATGTAGGAGTGGCGAAAGGCAGTAAGGGTGGGGAGTTTGAGGTAGCTTCCACGTCGAGGATTGCGGGCAAAAAGCTGAAGGGGTACGAGGCTCTGCCAGAATGGACGGATGATCCTACAGATTCGTCATTGCGAGATTCAGAT CTCGATAAACCCCAAGCAACGACACCTGCACCCACGGCTATCTCATCACAAACCCCCATACACCCTCATGCGCCTTTACACGTttcttcagcttcatccATACCTAAACGTGCTCTCCAAAATTCTGCTTCTGtagcatcttcatcccccGCTGGCAGCTCACCGGCTGGATCAGCGCGTCATACAGCCATTAATAAATCCAAGTTCCAGGATCTGGATGCGTTTTTAAATAGCGAAACTGAATCGGAGACAGAAACAGAGACAGAGACGGAAAGCGAGAGCGAGGGTAAAGGTACTAAGGTGCGAGATGTGGTGTCCGATGGACTAGGCAGTGTGGCGATGGAGTACGAATATGGTGAAGAGACAGACgaaagcgaagatgagacGGACAGCGAGACAAGCGAAGGCGAAATCCAGAGGCTTTATCGAGGATAA
- a CDS encoding histidyl-tRNA synthetase, whose product MLRPPILRTLKRAATAIHAIHPRQLFSLATVAKMSTSTASVQDQITALQNRIKELKIAKQDASKEVEEMKVLKDQLKAAQKEGSASTSNLLSLKTPKGTLDHKPEAALLRKKIFSTLEGIFLKHDASTIDTPVFELKEILAGKYGEDSKLIYDLADQGGELCSLRYDLTVPFARYVAMNGISSIRRYHIGKVYRRDQPVMTKGRMREFYQCDFDIAGPCDPMVYDSEVLRVLCEALTSLDIGEYTVKINHRKILDGIFQLAGVPPEKTRPISSAVDKLDKLPWADVKKEMTVEKGLDEAVADKIGEYVGLKGPGLQVLQKLQSDEALMGIPLAKQGLADMEVLFRYLNVYNVLDKMSFDMSLARGLDYYTGIIYEAIHESSAPPSLKTVPSVPAPSSISTNTPSSKLKPSKSAATTNEDGIDESTVGVGSIAAGGRYDNLVGMFAEATGRKAEQVPCVGVSVGVERVYSIMEMRRRKGEEKVRGKETEVFVLGLGGVELEKRMEFATMLWDAGIKTSFSPKINPKAPAQWKQADDDAIPYVAILAPKELAAGTVRIKEQVGKDAAGDTKGEEVKIEEVVAYLKEKLGRA is encoded by the exons ATGCTCCGTCCTCCCATACTTAGGACACTAAAAAGAGCAGCAACAGCTATCCACGCTATCCATCCTCGCCAACTTTTCAGCCTAGCAACAGTCGCAAAAatgtccacttccaccgCTTCGGTCCAGGACCAAATTACCGCTCTTCAAAACCGCATCAAAGAGCTCAAGATCGCAAAGCAGGATGCTTCCaaagaggttgaggagatgaaggtcCTCAAGGATCAACTCAAGGCTGCtcagaaggagggaagcgCCAGCACGTCCAACCTTCTCAGTTTGAAGACTCCCAAAGGTACTCTTGACCACAAGCCAGAGGCTGCTCTTTtgcggaagaagatcttcTCGACTCTTGAGGGCATCTTCCTTAAGCACGATGCTAGCACAATTGACACCCCTGTATTTGAACTTAAGGAGATCCTGGCTGGAAAATATGGTGAGGATTCTAAGTTGATCTATGACCTTGCCGACCAGGGTGGTGAGCTCTGCTCTTTGCGATATGACTTGACT GTCCCTTTTGCTCGATATGTCGCCATGAACGGTATTTCTTCCATTCGTAGATACCACATCGGAAAAGTCTACCGAAGAGATCAGCCTGTCATGACCAAAGGTCGTATGAGAGAGTTCTACCAATGT GATTTTGACATTGCCGGCCCTTGTGACCCCATGGTCTACGATTCTGAAGTTCTTCGAGTATTATGTGAAGCCCTTACGTCTCTCGATATTGGCGAGTACACAGTCAAGATCAATCACCGAAAAATCCTGGATGGTATTTTCCAGCTTGCTGGCGTCCCCCCAGAAAAAACCCGACCTATTTCTTCTGCTGTCGACAAGCTCGACAAG CTTCCTTGGGCGGACgtgaagaaagagatgacTGTGGAGAAAGGTCTTGACGAGGCTGTTGCCGACAAGATCGGAGAATACGTTGGTTTGAAGG GTCCCGGTCTTCAGGTCCTTCAAAAACTTCAATCCGACGAAGCTTTGATGGGTATCCCCCTTGCCAAACAAGGTCTTGCCGACATGGAAGTTCTCTTCAGGTATTTGAACGTCTACAACGTCCTTGACAAA ATGAGCTTTGACATGTCCCTTGCACGAGGCCTCGACTACTACACTGGTATCATTTACGAGGCCATTCACGAATCTTCCgcccctccttctcttaaAACTGTTCCCTCCGTTCCCGCTCCCTCATCTATTAGCACCAACACTCCCTCCTCTAAACTCAAGCCTTCCAAGTCCGCCGCTACCACCAACGAAGACGGTATCGACGAATCCACCGTCGGTGTTGGCTCTATCGCCGCCGGTGGTCGATATGATAACCTCGTGGGCATGTTCGCAGAGGCTACCGGTAGGAAGGCTGAGCAGGTGCCTTGTGTTGGTGTCTCTGTCGGTGTAGAGAGAGTGTATTCTATTATGGaaatgaggaggaggaaaggtgaggagaaggtgagagGCAAAGAGACTGAAGTGTTCGTCCTTGGTTTGGGTGGTGtggagctggagaagaggatggagttTGCGACCATGCTTTGGGATGCTGGTATTAAG acctccttctctcctaAAATCAACCCTAAAGCCCCTGCTCAATGGAAACAAGCCGACGACGACGCTATCCCCTACGTTGCTATCCTTGCGCCTAAGGAGCTTGCCGCCGGTACCGTCCGTATCAAGGAGCAAGTTGGTAAGGACGCCGCGGGCGATACCAAGGGTGAGGAAGTCAAGATCGAGGAGGTTGTGGCGtacttgaaggagaagttAGGCAGGGCTTAG
- a CDS encoding S-adenosylmethionine-dependent methyltransferase, with protein sequence MSIGITRITKYTMRGTTLGRPLKDPRFAAAQLCRLYSTPASDPHIQTLLLNTELGLDDASNELRWIIAEVRDEANKMIIRGKLPPIEEERVEELVRRRSAGEPLQYILGSADFGPINIRCQKPVLIPRPETAHIFARLSSTILSSVPSLTSSSRPSAPLPVLDLCTGTACIPLLLAHLNPLLTAVGIDNSAAAVTLGGANAKALGMEERVNVRYGDVFAESTRWLGREGKVGLVVSNPPYIPFKEWEQLPTSVKDWESPTALLGDGKKDGEGLAFYERIAEMMPDLLLEEGEMEKKGWKGVPRVAVEVGLGQARKVEEIFRSGQIKKTEVWQDQFGMERMVVGWS encoded by the exons ATGTCGATTGGTATAACCAGAATAACAAAATATACCATGCGTGGAACCACATTAGGCAGGCCTCTCAAGGATCCGCGATTCGCCGCCGCTCAGCTTTGTAGGCTGTACTCCACGCCTGCTTCAGACCCTCATATCCAgaccctcctcctcaacacTGAGCTCGGTCTGGATGATGCCTCCAACGAGTTGCGCTGGATCATTGCAGAGGTGCGGGATGAAGCAAATAAAATGATTATAAGGGGGAAACTTCCACccattgaagaagagcgagtAGAAGAACTGGTGAGACGACGAAGTGCTGGAGAGCCTCTGCAGTATATTCTGG GATCTGCTGATTTTGGACCGATAAATATTCGCTGTCAAAAGCCAGTGCTCATTCCCCGTCCAGAGACGGCACACATCTTCGCCCGCCTatcatccaccatcctctcctccgTACCCTCTCtcacctcttcatcccgCCCTTCAGCACCTCTACCTGTTCTCGATCTTTGCACTGGGACGGCCTGTATACCTCTATTACTTGCGCATTTGAACCCTCTTTTGACAGCTGTTGGAATTGACAATTCTGCAGCGGCAGTTACCCTCGGAGGAGCGAATGCCAAGGCGCTCggaatggaggagagggtgaATGTTCGGTATGGCGATGTTTTTGCTGAATCGACGAGATGGTtggggagagaaggaaaggttgggTTGGTAGTTAGCAACCCACCGTATATCCCGTTCAAGGAATGGGAACAATTACCGACGAGTGTGAAAGACTGGGAAAGCCCGACAGCCTTGcttggggatgggaagaaagatggGGAGGGACTAGCTTTTTATGAGAGGATTGCGGAAATGATGCCAGATCTGCTtctggaggaaggggagatggaaaagaagggatggaaaggggTGCCCCGAGTGGCTGTTGAAGTTGGATTAGGTCaggcaaggaaggtggaggagattTTCAGGAGCGGACAGATTAAGAAAACAGAGGTCTGGCAAGATCAGTTTGGtatggagaggatggtggtTGGATGGTCATAA
- a CDS encoding WD-repeat protein: MSYKAGSVYPCNPATSRSESTKLGVDPKGEKLVYTNGRAVVIRDLNHVGLSHVYTEHTQNTTVARISPSGYYCASADIAGNVRVWDVTQPENIIKLATRPLGGKINDLAWDGESKRIIVGGEGKDKFGAAFFMDSGSSCGEIAGHAKPITALSIRQQRPFRAISGSDDNSLIFHTAVPFKYDKMINTHTRFVRDVAFSPDGGLFASVASDGKMFFYEGKTGEVKGEADRGGATASLMACSWAPDSSRIATAGTDGIVAIWDSSTLKTIQSYNVGSDVAAQQNGVVYANPNIVVSASLSGTLNIFDIRESTSTWRTLHGPTKAITASAISDGNGNDTTFYAGSFDGTMKKFEIGEAYGEKEGTCDEIGGTGHSARIAAISANGKDKVWSAGWDDKVTAIEGSQFTSSPIPTKAQPTSIAATPDSVYIATASGVEVNGPSPITLVTSPTSAVAAYPGPNSDLVATGSGKIVTLFSISPQAVLATFDDNKGDVLSLAFSPDGKYLASGDATGRIILIDVEKKETAVSSKWTFHTGRVVGLAWANDSKRLASAGLDENIYIWDTKKQLKNISIKNAHPGGANGVAWVDGNTRLVSAGADGCVRTWTVPEL, from the exons ATGTCGTACAAAGCAG GCTCGGTCTATCCTTGCAACCCTGCCACCTCCCGTTCCGAGTCTACCAAGCTCGGAGTTGACCCGAAGGGCGAGAAACTCGTCTACAcaaatggaagagctgTCGTT ATTCGAGACCTTAAC CATGTTGGACTCTCACATGTCTACACGG AACACACTCAAAATACCACTGTCGCCAGGATCTCCCCCTCTGGATACTACTGCGCCTCCGCCGACATTGCTGGTAACG TCCGCGTTTGGGATGTTACCCAGCCCGAAAACATCATAAAGCTTGCTACGCGCCCTTTGGGTGGAAAGATTAATGACCTTGCTTGGGATGGCGAAAGCAAACGAATCATTGTCGGTGGTGAAGGCAAGGACAA GTTCGGGGCTGCATTCTTCATGGATAGTGGGTCATCTTGTGGTGAGATCGCTGGACACGCCAAG CCTATAACAGCACTCTCGATTCGTCAACAGCGTCCCTTCCGAGCCATCTCGGGATCTGACGACAAttccctcatcttccataCTGCGGTCCCATTCAAGTACGATAAAATGATCAACACTCACACTCGTTTTGTTCGAGACGTTGCATTCTCTCCCGATGGAGGCTTGTTTGCTTCCGTTGCGAGTGACGGCAAGATGTTCTTCTATGAAGGAAAGACCGGCGAGGTTAAGGGTGAAGCTGATCGGGGTGGTGCGACTGCAAGTTTG ATGGCCTGCTCTTGGGCGCCCGATTCCAGCAGAATCGCCACCGCAGGTACTGATGGTATCGTTGCCATCT GGGATTCATCGACACTTAAGACCATTCAGTCATACAATGTCGGTTCTGACGTCGCCGCTCAGCAAAATGGCGTCGTATACGCCAACCCGAATATTGTTGTCTCAGCGTCCTTGTCTGGTACTCTCAATATCTTCGATATCCGAGAATCTACCTCTACGTGGCGCACCCTCCACGGCCCTACCAAAGCTATAACTGCTTCTGCCATCTCAGACGGCAATGGTAACGATACTACATTTTATGCTGGTTCGTTTGACGGTACGATGAAGAAATTTGAGATTGGGGAGGCCTACggtgagaaggagggcaCTTGCGATGAAATCGGAGGCACCGGCCACTCTGCTCGTATTGCTGCCATCAGTGCCAATGGAAAGGACAAAGTCTGGAGTGCAGGATGGGACGACAAGGTCACTGCCATTGAGGGATCGCAATTCACTTCTAGCCCCATTCCTACCAAAGCTCAACCCACAAGCATCGCCGCCACTCCTGACTCTGTATATATCGCCACCGCTTCTGGTGTCGAAGTCAATGGTCCTAGCCCTATTACCCTCGTCACTAGCCCCACTTCCGCCGTTGCAGCCTACCCTGGTCCCAACTCTGACCTTGTGGCCACCGGCTCCGGCAAGATTGTCACTCTCTTTTCTATCTCTCCTCAAGCTGTGCTCGCAACCTTTGATGATAACAAAGGCGATGTTCTAtcccttgccttctcccccGATGGCAAGTACTTGGCATCGGGTGATGCTACAGGGAGAATCATTCTTATCGAcgtggagaagaaggagacgGCTGTTTCCAGCAAGTGGACTTTCCACACGGGTCGAGTTGTAGGCCTTGCATGGGCCAATGATAGTAAACGACTGGCATCAGCTGGTTTGGATGAGAATATCTATATTTGGGATACCAAGAAACAGTTGAAAAACATTTCTATCAAG AATGCACATCCCGGTGGTGCGAATGGAGTCGCCTGGGTTGATGGGAATACCAGGCTCGTGAGTGCGGGTGCGGATGGATGTGTTAGGACTTGGACTGTGCCAGAACTGTAG
- a CDS encoding ATP-dependent RNA helicase FAL1, whose amino-acid sequence MAGINVGDDKLVFESSEAVTVAPTFEALNLKEDLLRGIYAYNFEKPSAIQQRAIIPIIRGRDVIAQAQSGTGKTATFSISMLQSIDTNLRETQALVLSPTRELAVQIQTVVLALGDYMNVSCHACIGGTSVGEDIRKLEAGQQVVSGTPGRVFDMIRRRNLRTKDIKMLILDESDELLNKGFKDQIYDIYRYLPPATQVVVVSATLPHDVLEMTTKFMTDPVRILVKRDELTLEGIKQFFVAVEKEDWKFDTLCDLYDTLTITQAVIFCNTRRKVDWLTEKMREANFTVSSMHGEMVQKERDAIMAEFRGGQSRVLITTDVWARGIDVQQVSLVINYDLPTSRENYLHRIGRSGRFGRKGVAINFVTVDDVRILRDIEQYYSTQIDEMPMNVAELT is encoded by the exons ATGGCTGGTATCAACGT TGGCGACGACAAGCTCGTATTCGAGTCCTCCGAAGCCGTTACGGTC GCTCCTACCT TCGAGGCTCTCAACTTGAAAGAAGATCTCTTGCGCGGAATCTATGCTTACAACTTCGAGAAACCTTCTGCCATCCAGCAACGTGCGatcatccccatcatccGTGGTCGAGATGTTATTGCCCAAGCCCAATCTGGTACCGGTAAAACCGCCACCTTTTCTATCTCAATGCTTCAGTCCATCGACACCAACTTGCGCGAGACTCAGGCCTTGGTTCTCTCCCCCACCAGGGAATTGGCTGTGCAGATTCAAACCGTCGTTCTCGCGCTCGGTGACTATATGAACGTCTCTTGTCATGCCTGTATCGGAGGAACGAGCGTCGGTGAAGACATTAGGAAGCTTGAGGCTGGGCAGCAGGTTGTCAGTGGTACTCCTGGCCGAGTGTTTGACATGATCCGAAGGAGAAACTTGAGGACTAAGGACATCAAG ATGCTCATTCTTGATGAATCTGATGAGCTCCTCAACAAGGGATTTAAGGACCAGATTTACGACATCTACCGATACCTCCCTCCCGCCACCCAGGTCGTTGTTGTCTCCGCCACTCTCCCTCATGACGTCCTCGAAATGACTACCAAGTTCATGACCGACCCTGTCCGAATTCTCGTCAAGCGTGATGAATTGACTCTTGAAGGAATCAAGCAATTCTTTGTCGCCGTCGAAAAGGAAGACTGGAAGTTTGACACGCTTTGTGATTTGTACGACACTTTGACGATTACGCAAGCGGTCATTTTCTGTAACACACGACGCAAGGTTGACTGGTTGACAGAGAAGATGCGAGAGGCGAACTTTACTGTCAGCAGTATGCACGGAGAAATGGTACAGAAGGAACGAGATGCGATCATGGCCGAATTCCGAGGGGGGCAGAG TCGAGTATTAATTACCACCGACGTCTGGGCCCGAGGTATCGACGTTCAGCAAGTTTCTCTGGTCATCAACTATGACCTTCCTACTTCTCGTGAAAACTACTTGCACCGAATAGGTCGAAGTGGTCGATTCGGCAGGAAAGGTGTGGCGATCAACTTTGTCACTGTTGATGATGTCAGGATTTTGAGAGATATTGAGCAGTATTACTCTACTC AAATCGACGAAATGCCTATGAACGTTGCGGAGCTAACATAA